From the genome of Nitrosopumilus sp., one region includes:
- a CDS encoding peptidase — MLYAKCLVLAALFSMTLLISIVDVEASSNPNLFVSAENSQFNNHFSGSMVVEVVIRDNNIRDTDEGKGEPDVTLNGKNLRMVQATDGNWYAYFANIDKAKFADSTVGLDGYGLDFGSICTTAEGTATIGVDLSDADGVAYPYDNCSGAPNDSNNVVRNAKSPNLRIPEDVANRLGGQIGIVEDTWPFIQLFSFNDVTIQYNAGGNPQRIDLKYDEIPDISFSIDRDMYPNNAEVFLVLSDFQLNQDPTDEDSWTFAVGSTPSTFYQAFDNSGNDAANGNAGLVNLVSNLSNLGFENNGELSVDVGKIMDLKINNNQPSISVDAGGSSSTYSEIVTLVERGPNSGLFESYDFGDQSVIGIFSDAPRGQTGQITYNKKSISVLTGSSTAKVSLNNERILTVGNNESLRPGTEYGVTLIDPDQNLNTGARDHLDVFRTTAIIPSILIGNPVTLEGAQNVLFHTTSPDGSGDNVNSSVPDSNSDLLIIDTSTVQNRSFEMFSVNLGVSSSLSSVLLDVSELNTHGTNWINYDLRSFENDFGLSDFSDTSFVLSFGALGVSPITIVDAGDIKSSQGFVQIDNSDVVDILAKNGSVFLLINFDSSDNDVGVLDVPNDKDTQPIVFDFFSFGLENDQSINNSIYRFELEETNDNSSTFEGTFEYAVTNQLNILDPNFIQTIQTIDDEIKIIVTNRLIDDDGISISYSDLDDVGVSTVTSAKSDIATNSGVVSTSSSSIRFGQPVTVILKDSDLNLNGDVVDIYSTINDPNSPNVDTVGRDGQILLEIKLKDIRYKRCTIDGVEYGGLGATGFTLVETGPRTGIFEGVFKMPSKICNKLGTELISPAGGSLDARYHDSRDSFGNPNIYSLLKNKSVSSSISPPKLTSYDVIKPNLGKIEEIILSGSIDNHRRGVPLSVVITSPDGKSQNFGATLANNGGYKSVISINENSLVGIYQIELSYNGSYTSMISFQVSDPQFPDWVKNNARYWSSDTLSDSNFIDGIRYLVDEGFLVEFDTLPSVSGQELPDWVKNNAKWWANNQISDEDFVKSMQYLIKKDIIRI; from the coding sequence ATGTTGTATGCGAAATGTCTCGTCTTAGCAGCCCTTTTCTCAATGACATTGCTAATTTCTATTGTTGATGTTGAGGCCTCGAGCAATCCTAACTTGTTTGTGTCTGCTGAAAATTCACAATTTAACAATCATTTTTCTGGCTCGATGGTGGTGGAGGTTGTTATCAGAGATAATAATATTCGCGATACTGACGAAGGCAAGGGGGAGCCTGACGTTACATTAAATGGTAAAAATTTACGAATGGTACAGGCCACTGATGGTAACTGGTATGCATATTTTGCAAACATTGACAAGGCAAAGTTTGCAGATTCTACTGTTGGTTTGGACGGGTATGGTTTGGACTTTGGTTCCATTTGTACTACAGCAGAAGGCACTGCTACAATAGGTGTTGATCTTAGTGACGCTGATGGTGTAGCATATCCTTATGATAATTGTAGTGGTGCGCCAAATGACAGTAACAATGTTGTTAGAAACGCAAAATCTCCCAATCTTAGAATACCTGAAGATGTTGCTAATAGATTGGGGGGACAAATAGGTATTGTTGAAGACACGTGGCCATTCATTCAATTATTTTCATTCAATGATGTAACTATTCAATACAACGCTGGTGGAAATCCACAAAGAATTGATTTAAAATATGACGAAATACCTGATATTTCTTTTAGTATTGATAGGGATATGTATCCAAATAATGCTGAAGTCTTTCTAGTTCTGAGTGATTTCCAATTAAATCAGGATCCTACTGATGAAGATTCTTGGACATTTGCTGTAGGTTCAACTCCCTCAACATTCTATCAAGCATTTGATAATTCTGGAAATGACGCTGCAAATGGAAATGCCGGCTTGGTAAATTTAGTTTCAAACCTTTCAAATTTAGGTTTTGAAAATAATGGTGAGCTTTCTGTAGATGTTGGAAAAATAATGGATCTGAAAATAAACAATAATCAACCCAGTATCTCCGTTGACGCTGGTGGAAGTTCAAGCACCTATTCAGAAATTGTAACTCTTGTTGAACGAGGACCTAATTCTGGGCTTTTTGAGAGCTATGATTTTGGTGATCAATCTGTAATTGGAATATTTAGTGATGCTCCTCGTGGTCAAACTGGACAAATTACATACAATAAAAAATCCATTTCTGTCTTGACAGGATCTTCAACCGCTAAAGTTTCTCTAAATAATGAACGCATTCTGACTGTTGGTAACAATGAATCTCTACGTCCTGGAACTGAATATGGTGTGACTTTGATAGATCCTGATCAAAATCTAAATACTGGCGCTCGTGATCACTTGGATGTTTTTCGTACGACCGCAATTATTCCTTCTATCCTGATTGGAAATCCTGTAACTTTAGAAGGCGCTCAGAATGTATTGTTTCATACTACCTCTCCTGATGGATCTGGAGATAATGTGAATTCATCTGTGCCTGATTCCAACTCTGACCTGCTGATAATTGATACTTCTACTGTACAAAATCGCTCTTTTGAAATGTTCTCAGTAAATTTGGGGGTTTCTTCTTCTTTATCTTCAGTTCTACTTGACGTGTCTGAATTAAACACCCATGGCACTAATTGGATAAATTATGATTTAAGATCATTTGAAAATGATTTTGGACTTTCTGATTTTAGTGATACTTCATTTGTTCTTTCTTTTGGGGCTTTGGGGGTGTCTCCAATTACTATAGTGGATGCTGGTGATATAAAATCCTCACAAGGATTTGTCCAAATTGATAATTCTGATGTGGTGGATATCTTGGCCAAAAACGGTTCTGTATTCCTTTTAATCAATTTTGATTCTTCTGATAATGACGTTGGTGTGTTAGATGTCCCTAATGATAAGGACACACAACCCATCGTTTTTGATTTCTTTTCTTTTGGATTGGAAAATGATCAAAGTATAAACAACTCAATTTATCGTTTTGAACTTGAAGAGACTAATGATAACTCTTCTACTTTTGAAGGCACTTTTGAATACGCAGTTACCAATCAATTAAACATACTAGATCCTAATTTTATTCAAACAATACAAACCATTGATGATGAGATAAAGATTATCGTAACAAATAGACTAATTGATGATGATGGCATTTCAATATCCTATTCTGATTTAGATGATGTGGGCGTGTCTACTGTTACTTCTGCAAAATCTGACATTGCTACAAATTCCGGAGTCGTTTCAACTTCATCATCATCCATTCGATTTGGTCAACCTGTCACTGTCATTCTAAAAGATTCTGATCTTAATTTGAATGGTGATGTTGTGGACATATACTCAACAATCAATGATCCAAATTCTCCTAATGTTGATACTGTGGGAAGGGATGGACAAATTTTGTTAGAAATTAAACTTAAGGATATTCGTTACAAGCGTTGTACGATAGATGGTGTTGAATACGGCGGTTTGGGTGCAACCGGATTCACTCTTGTCGAAACTGGACCTCGGACTGGAATTTTTGAAGGTGTGTTTAAAATGCCTTCAAAAATTTGTAACAAATTAGGAACCGAACTAATTTCTCCCGCAGGCGGAAGCCTTGATGCGAGATATCATGATTCACGAGATAGTTTTGGCAATCCAAACATTTACAGTTTATTGAAAAACAAATCTGTATCCTCTTCTATTAGTCCGCCAAAATTAACTTCGTATGATGTCATAAAACCTAATCTGGGAAAAATTGAAGAAATCATTCTTTCTGGAAGTATTGATAATCATAGAAGAGGTGTGCCGTTATCCGTTGTCATCACATCTCCTGATGGAAAATCTCAGAATTTTGGTGCCACTCTTGCCAATAACGGAGGTTACAAGTCTGTAATTTCAATTAATGAGAACTCATTAGTTGGAATTTATCAAATTGAGTTATCTTATAACGGCTCGTATACCAGTATGATTTCATTTCAAGTCTCTGATCCACAATTTCCTGACTGGGTAAAAAACAATGCACGGTATTGGTCTTCTGATACATTATCTGATTCTAACTTTATTGATGGAATTCGATATCTGGTAGATGAAGGATTTCTTGTCGAATTTGACACTCTTCCTTCCGTATCTGGACAAGAACTCCCTGACTGGGTAAAAAACAATGCAAAATGGTGGGCCAATAATCAAATATCTGATGAAGATTTTGTAAAATCAATGCAATATCTAATTAAAAAAGATATCATTAGAATATGA
- a CDS encoding DNA-directed RNA polymerase subunit N yields the protein MLIPVRCLTCGKLIADKYDEYQKKMKSGEDPTKILDSLGFDRYCCRRMLLTSVETIQQVIPFYEAIQKRKQEVQAELE from the coding sequence ATGTTAATTCCTGTCAGGTGTTTGACATGTGGAAAATTAATAGCTGATAAATATGATGAATATCAAAAGAAGATGAAGTCAGGAGAAGATCCGACAAAAATTCTGGATTCTTTAGGATTTGATAGATATTGTTGCAGAAGAATGCTTCTGACTAGCGTTGAAACCATACAACAAGTAATCCCATTTTACGAAGCAATTCAAAAAAGAAAACAAGAAGTTCAAGCAGAGCTAGAGTAA
- a CDS encoding enolase encodes MAKISSIEGRILYNSRGSKTIEVDVKSDGGFLGRVCAPSGASVGKYEAVSFPNNGPEESLKILRDNAQKFVGLESSDLKGIQEILKSLDSSANYSIIGGALAFAVTIASMESASKSTGEPLFKTLSSESSFKFPFPIGNILGGGAHAGPGTPDIQEILICAIGSKTIEESIETNLAVHKELRRVLEKDDPNFTNGRGDEGGWAPKLENQKALEVSAKACENLGFTLGKEVALGVDFASSTQWDEGKAKYIYNRAGFENSTGEQIDFAAEIIEKFKLIYAEDAVHEEAFGDMAELTAKFPNTLITGDDLTVTNTGILKKAMEAKSCNAAILKVNQAGSLFDALEFADEANKNNIKLITSHRSGESTDSQISHIGLATQSKMLKVGVVGGERVAKINELLRLSGHDLIRGMAEI; translated from the coding sequence TTGGCCAAAATTTCATCAATTGAAGGACGTATTTTATACAATAGCAGAGGCAGTAAAACAATAGAAGTAGATGTTAAATCAGATGGTGGATTTTTAGGAAGAGTTTGTGCTCCATCAGGTGCAAGTGTAGGAAAGTATGAGGCAGTTAGTTTTCCCAATAACGGTCCCGAAGAAAGTCTCAAAATCTTAAGAGATAACGCTCAGAAATTTGTAGGTTTAGAATCATCAGATCTTAAAGGAATTCAAGAAATCTTAAAAAGTTTGGACAGCTCTGCAAACTATTCCATTATTGGAGGAGCACTTGCTTTTGCAGTAACAATCGCATCCATGGAATCAGCATCAAAATCAACAGGAGAACCATTGTTTAAAACACTCTCATCAGAGTCATCATTCAAATTTCCATTTCCAATAGGTAATATTTTAGGAGGAGGGGCTCATGCAGGACCTGGAACCCCAGATATTCAAGAAATCCTAATTTGTGCCATAGGTTCAAAAACAATAGAAGAATCCATTGAAACTAATTTAGCAGTACATAAAGAATTACGTCGCGTTTTGGAGAAAGATGATCCCAATTTTACAAACGGAAGAGGGGACGAAGGTGGATGGGCTCCAAAACTAGAAAATCAAAAAGCATTAGAAGTTTCTGCAAAAGCATGTGAGAACTTAGGATTTACACTAGGGAAAGAAGTTGCACTAGGAGTTGATTTTGCATCATCCACACAATGGGATGAAGGAAAAGCAAAATACATCTACAACAGAGCTGGATTTGAAAATTCCACAGGGGAACAAATTGATTTTGCAGCAGAAATTATTGAAAAATTCAAGTTAATCTATGCGGAAGATGCAGTCCATGAAGAAGCATTTGGAGACATGGCAGAACTTACAGCAAAATTCCCAAATACTTTGATCACAGGAGATGATTTGACAGTTACAAACACAGGCATTCTGAAAAAAGCAATGGAAGCAAAATCATGCAATGCCGCAATTCTAAAAGTCAATCAAGCAGGCAGTCTTTTTGATGCCTTAGAATTTGCAGATGAGGCAAATAAAAACAACATCAAATTAATCACATCTCACAGATCTGGAGAATCTACAGATTCACAAATATCCCACATAGGATTAGCAACTCAATCAAAGATGCTCAAAGTAGGAGTAGTTGGAGGGGAGAGAGTAGCAAAGATTAATGAACTATTACGCTTATCAGGGCATGATTTAATACGCGGTATGGCAGAGATCTAA
- a CDS encoding cation diffusion facilitator family transporter yields the protein MFVQRTKVLQVSLLAIFSAFIVELIFGLVSNSLALITDSIHALLDSVVTLVLILAARLAIKPPDAEHTYGHGKIESLGGMIGGIVIFLIACFFIYESVNRLQSPPPNILPGMFAIIGGLYTIGIDFFRIIILRRSIKKIGGATLKADFYHAFMDLGSTLVAIIGIVLVSYGLYFGDFIAALILGGLLAILSIKLVYKTALDLTDVISPGIVEHVREISMSTEGVIDAGPILMRRSGDTIFADITISLRGDTSFEKAHEISANVERNIKNNISNAVTTIHFEPNWKDVPPDVKISDIAKSVDGVKGVHNVITHKTKGKSYCNLHVMVDRDINLLSAHRISEIVEEKIQERLPDITHATIHLEPFVTVPKNFNVEDIETEEKIKIILEKYPEIKKIGRILSLKFENILKIDIDCSFNKELSIEKVHDLTSEIEHVIRLEIKNSVITIHPEPN from the coding sequence ATGTTTGTTCAGAGAACCAAAGTCTTACAGGTATCACTTTTAGCAATTTTTTCAGCGTTCATAGTAGAATTAATTTTTGGTTTAGTCTCAAACAGCCTAGCACTCATCACAGATAGCATTCATGCATTGTTGGATAGTGTAGTCACTCTTGTTTTGATATTGGCTGCAAGATTAGCAATCAAGCCACCAGATGCTGAGCATACCTACGGACACGGTAAAATTGAATCGTTGGGAGGAATGATTGGAGGTATAGTGATTTTTTTGATTGCTTGTTTTTTCATTTACGAATCCGTAAACAGATTACAAAGTCCACCTCCAAATATTTTACCAGGGATGTTTGCAATCATTGGAGGATTGTATACAATTGGAATAGATTTCTTTAGAATAATCATCCTAAGAAGATCCATTAAAAAGATTGGAGGAGCCACCCTTAAAGCGGATTTTTATCATGCATTCATGGATCTTGGTTCCACATTAGTTGCAATCATTGGAATTGTCTTGGTTTCATACGGACTATACTTTGGGGATTTTATTGCTGCATTGATTTTAGGAGGACTGTTAGCAATACTGAGTATAAAATTAGTATACAAGACAGCTTTGGATTTGACAGACGTAATATCCCCAGGGATTGTAGAACATGTTAGAGAAATTTCAATGTCAACAGAAGGAGTGATAGATGCAGGACCAATACTCATGAGAAGATCAGGAGATACAATTTTCGCAGACATTACCATATCGTTAAGGGGAGACACTAGTTTTGAAAAAGCGCATGAAATTAGTGCAAACGTCGAGAGAAATATAAAAAACAACATATCCAACGCAGTAACTACCATACATTTTGAGCCAAATTGGAAAGATGTTCCACCAGATGTAAAAATCTCAGACATTGCAAAAAGTGTTGATGGTGTAAAAGGAGTTCACAATGTGATTACACATAAAACAAAAGGAAAGTCATATTGTAATTTACACGTAATGGTAGACAGAGATATCAACCTACTATCAGCTCATAGGATCTCTGAGATAGTAGAAGAGAAAATTCAAGAGCGTTTACCAGACATCACGCACGCAACAATCCACCTAGAACCTTTTGTCACAGTTCCAAAAAATTTTAACGTAGAAGATATTGAAACTGAAGAAAAAATTAAAATAATTTTGGAAAAATATCCAGAAATTAAAAAGATTGGACGAATTCTATCATTAAAGTTTGAAAATATTTTGAAAATAGATATTGACTGTTCATTTAACAAGGAGTTATCGATTGAAAAAGTTCACGACTTAACATCAGAAATTGAGCACGTGATTAGACTTGAAATCAAAAATTCAGTAATTACAATTCATCCAGAACCAAATTAG
- a CDS encoding 30S ribosomal protein S13 — protein sequence MSTQEYRHIVRIIGNDILGEKKMVVGLTQIKGIGHSFATAILDTLKININSNIGNLTEENAQAIEKLILDPISAKFPIWFLNRRKDIETGADLHLLTSDIPFTLRNDIERERVAASWRGYRHMSGLKVRGQRTRTSGRKGGAVGVAKGGLAAPVKKGSAGAPAAAAPAAAAAPAAAAAPAAEEKK from the coding sequence TTGAGTACGCAAGAATATAGACATATTGTCAGAATTATTGGAAACGACATCCTAGGGGAGAAAAAAATGGTAGTAGGTTTAACCCAGATAAAGGGTATTGGCCATAGTTTTGCCACAGCCATCCTAGATACTCTCAAAATAAACATAAATTCCAATATCGGCAATCTTACTGAAGAAAATGCGCAAGCAATTGAAAAATTGATCTTAGATCCGATTAGTGCAAAATTTCCAATTTGGTTCCTTAATAGAAGAAAAGACATTGAGACAGGAGCAGATTTACATTTGTTGACATCAGACATTCCATTTACATTAAGAAATGACATAGAAAGAGAAAGAGTTGCCGCCAGTTGGAGAGGTTATCGTCACATGAGCGGTCTAAAAGTCAGAGGACAACGAACCAGAACTTCAGGTAGAAAAGGCGGAGCAGTTGGAGTCGCCAAAGGGGGACTGGCAGCACCAGTTAAGAAAGGAAGTGCAGGGGCACCGGCAGCAGCAGCTCCAGCGGCAGCAGCAGCTCCAGCGGCAGCAGCAGCTCCAGCGGCAGAGGAGAAAAAATAG
- a CDS encoding RNA-binding protein produces MTLKNVKTSLNKISKELGTTQEAREFLLKNTREIIILCSKSIIAVHKGDLATGKNNLKQAGTLLKKYKKKATGGLRRYLITPEQEFVEAACLIAIVEHKEIPSDIKLAVMPESYVLGLLDCVGELKRQVFDKIRTGEIDEAVRIFEIMENLYLQLYTFSMYDKVVKEARRKIDVNRILVDDVRSVITEEKRRTELIKMLQRLEK; encoded by the coding sequence ATGACACTAAAGAATGTAAAAACATCATTGAATAAAATTTCAAAAGAATTGGGAACAACTCAAGAGGCTAGAGAATTTCTGTTAAAAAATACCAGAGAGATTATCATCCTATGTAGTAAATCAATCATAGCAGTTCACAAAGGGGATTTAGCAACAGGGAAAAACAATCTAAAACAAGCAGGCACACTGTTGAAAAAGTATAAGAAAAAAGCAACAGGCGGACTAAGAAGATATCTAATTACCCCCGAACAGGAGTTCGTAGAAGCTGCATGTTTGATTGCAATTGTAGAGCATAAAGAGATACCTTCAGACATAAAACTAGCAGTGATGCCAGAATCATATGTTTTGGGATTACTAGACTGTGTAGGGGAATTGAAAAGGCAAGTATTTGATAAAATCAGAACTGGTGAAATTGATGAAGCCGTAAGAATTTTTGAAATAATGGAAAACCTGTATCTTCAGCTGTATACTTTTTCAATGTATGATAAAGTTGTAAAAGAGGCTCGAAGAAAAATAGATGTCAATAGAATCCTAGTAGATGATGTTAGATCAGTGATTACTGAAGAGAAAAGGCGAACGGAATTAATCAAAATGTTACAAAGATTAGAAAAATAA
- a CDS encoding MBL fold metallo-hydrolase, with translation MKVHQIQVGNMHNFSYVVEDEDTGESIVIDPSWDLIELEMVIKKNNLKIKYIVNTHHHFDHTLGNDAMVEFTKAPIIQHESSELKHDIAVKDGDFIEFGNSKLKVLHTPGHSVDSICLVGDGKIISGDTLFVGNCGRIDLPGGSSKDLYHSLFDILYNLDENLVMYSGHNYGSSETSILGQEKITNHVMQKRTEQQFIDMMG, from the coding sequence ATGAAAGTACATCAAATTCAAGTAGGAAATATGCATAATTTTTCATATGTTGTAGAGGATGAAGATACTGGGGAGTCGATTGTCATTGATCCTTCTTGGGATTTAATAGAATTAGAAATGGTAATTAAAAAAAATAACTTGAAAATAAAATATATTGTAAATACTCACCATCATTTTGATCATACGTTGGGGAATGATGCTATGGTTGAATTTACTAAAGCTCCGATAATTCAACATGAATCTTCAGAATTGAAACATGATATTGCAGTCAAGGATGGGGATTTTATTGAATTTGGGAATTCAAAATTAAAGGTGTTACACACTCCCGGTCACTCTGTGGATAGTATTTGTTTGGTTGGTGACGGAAAAATAATTTCAGGTGATACTTTGTTTGTTGGAAATTGTGGTCGAATTGATTTACCTGGTGGCAGTTCTAAAGATCTCTATCATAGTCTTTTTGATATTTTGTATAACTTGGATGAAAATCTAGTAATGTATTCAGGACATAATTATGGCAGTTCTGAGACATCTATATTGGGACAAGAAAAAATTACTAATCATGTGATGCAAAAACGAACTGAACAACAGTTTATTGACATGATGGGTTAG
- a CDS encoding TIGR00303 family protein, whose translation MEPFELFGNVDQAQNFLKTAKSRKFLFSFVISYTEICEVPGITFAGADKNSVQFTPPADAEYLHYGYCKSIDKIPMTPDGKPTPGILTKSALESASIPHLTVNAGSKIPPKLPFIETGLSFGKDISVQNAMTDSQVSHAVDYGRIVGRSLASLSDCLVIGESIPGGTTTALAVLRALGFDAKVSSSMPDNPIELKNQIVNSALKRIDSDHPYSILAKVGDPMIPFVAGMLSSASNVSDVMLAGGTQMAAVLAFASKIGFNLENTSIGTTSYVANDKNANFINLVEQIADISIISVDPGLKNSQYPGLKAFSEGFAKEGVGAGGSMITSMLKTGNDSTKLLEMVEKEYDRLFTSL comes from the coding sequence ATGGAACCCTTTGAGTTATTTGGAAATGTTGATCAAGCCCAAAATTTTCTTAAAACTGCAAAATCTAGAAAATTCCTTTTTTCATTTGTAATTTCATACACTGAAATTTGTGAAGTTCCTGGAATTACTTTTGCGGGTGCGGACAAGAACTCCGTACAGTTTACTCCCCCTGCTGATGCGGAATATCTTCATTACGGATATTGTAAATCCATTGATAAAATCCCAATGACTCCTGACGGTAAACCTACTCCAGGAATACTAACTAAATCCGCGTTGGAATCTGCAAGTATTCCTCATCTTACAGTTAATGCTGGTAGCAAAATTCCTCCCAAGCTACCTTTCATTGAAACAGGTTTGTCATTTGGAAAGGACATCTCAGTTCAAAACGCTATGACTGATTCTCAAGTGTCTCATGCTGTTGATTATGGCAGAATTGTGGGGAGGAGTCTGGCATCTCTTTCTGACTGTTTGGTAATAGGTGAAAGTATACCTGGCGGAACGACCACTGCATTAGCCGTGTTGAGAGCTCTGGGTTTTGATGCCAAAGTTAGTTCAAGCATGCCTGATAATCCAATTGAATTAAAAAATCAAATTGTAAATTCTGCTCTTAAGAGAATAGATTCAGATCATCCTTACAGTATTCTTGCGAAAGTTGGCGATCCCATGATTCCTTTCGTAGCTGGAATGCTGAGTTCTGCTTCTAATGTGTCTGATGTGATGTTAGCTGGTGGAACACAGATGGCGGCTGTATTGGCATTTGCATCAAAAATTGGATTTAACCTGGAAAATACCTCTATTGGAACTACTTCATACGTTGCTAATGATAAAAATGCAAATTTCATAAATCTTGTAGAACAAATTGCAGATATATCTATAATTTCAGTAGATCCTGGATTAAAGAATTCTCAATATCCTGGTCTAAAGGCATTTTCTGAAGGATTTGCTAAAGAAGGTGTAGGTGCTGGTGGCAGTATGATCACTTCTATGCTTAAAACTGGTAATGATTCCACAAAACTCTTAGAAATGGTGGAAAAAGAATATGATCGATTGTTTACTTCGTTGTAA
- a CDS encoding 30S ribosomal protein S4, translating to MGDPKYPRRVWKKPKRPLNYELKMEELKTLGTFGLRTKRELWKAHTELSRVRHQARSLLALRQEIREEKEPILMKSLVRIGLVSSEATLDDVLNLNADDLLSRRLQSIVTKKLGFKTPYQARQAVIHGHIMIGDRKINIPSYTVKVEEEESIHFTPESKIPELLEKNKAEEPVVETATEGSTETATEGSTETATEGSTETATEGSTETATEGSTETATEGSTETNSS from the coding sequence ATGGGAGATCCAAAATACCCACGTAGAGTCTGGAAAAAACCAAAGAGACCTCTTAATTATGAATTAAAGATGGAAGAACTGAAGACTCTCGGTACATTCGGATTAAGAACTAAAAGAGAATTATGGAAGGCACATACAGAATTGTCACGCGTAAGACATCAAGCCAGATCTTTACTTGCATTAAGACAAGAAATCAGAGAAGAAAAAGAACCAATTCTAATGAAATCCCTTGTAAGAATTGGTTTGGTTAGTTCTGAAGCAACATTAGATGATGTGCTTAACCTTAATGCAGACGATTTACTTTCACGACGACTTCAAAGCATTGTAACAAAAAAATTAGGATTCAAAACACCATATCAGGCAAGACAAGCAGTCATTCATGGTCATATCATGATAGGAGATAGAAAAATAAACATTCCATCATATACAGTTAAAGTTGAAGAAGAAGAGAGTATTCATTTTACACCAGAATCAAAAATTCCAGAACTATTAGAAAAAAATAAGGCAGAGGAACCAGTTGTAGAGACAGCTACAGAAGGCTCAACCGAGACAGCTACAGAAGGCTCAACCGAGACAGCTACAGAAGGCTCAACCGAGACAGCTACAGAAGGCTCAACCGAGACAGCTACAGAAGGCTCAACCGAGACAGCTACAGAAGGCTCAACCGAGACAAATTCATCATAA
- a CDS encoding NAD(P)H-hydrate epimerase gives MEITVDQMYNIENKGHDMGFLKKFMMENAGAAAVRRLLEKMDDVKSKNILIFVGLGNNGGDGLVMARHLAGYGAKVTVMLLGSPDKIKTEESNWNWEILQKMPSVKLVYGNSFKFDFKPDVVIDGILGTGISGEILEPYASAINFINEMTCYKFAVDVPSGLDPQTGETANIFTKCDITVTFHKMKQGIPKRKDLTGELFAEKIGIPPEAEEGIL, from the coding sequence ATGGAAATTACTGTTGATCAAATGTACAATATTGAAAACAAGGGTCATGACATGGGATTTTTAAAAAAATTCATGATGGAAAATGCTGGGGCTGCAGCAGTTAGAAGACTACTTGAAAAAATGGATGATGTTAAATCAAAAAATATTCTAATTTTTGTTGGATTGGGCAACAACGGGGGTGATGGTTTGGTGATGGCACGACATCTTGCAGGATATGGTGCAAAAGTCACGGTTATGCTTCTTGGAAGCCCTGATAAAATTAAAACTGAGGAAAGTAATTGGAATTGGGAGATTTTGCAAAAGATGCCCTCTGTGAAATTAGTATATGGCAACTCTTTCAAATTTGATTTTAAACCTGATGTGGTAATTGATGGCATTTTGGGTACTGGGATATCTGGAGAAATCTTAGAGCCATATGCATCAGCGATAAATTTCATTAATGAGATGACTTGTTACAAATTTGCCGTTGATGTTCCATCTGGATTAGATCCGCAAACTGGAGAAACAGCAAATATTTTTACAAAATGCGATATTACTGTAACATTCCATAAAATGAAACAAGGAATTCCTAAACGAAAAGATCTGACTGGCGAATTGTTTGCTGAGAAAATTGGAATTCCACCTGAAGCTGAAGAGGGAATATTATGA